From one Triticum urartu cultivar G1812 chromosome 3, Tu2.1, whole genome shotgun sequence genomic stretch:
- the LOC125545810 gene encoding uncharacterized protein LOC125545810 has translation MMTMAEKVPEMVVQTLVDKAVNRAVSFVFGLRGEKRSQEDLMKRLVTAHDDLELKFERTSRLPITETALLRRRMEIKQAFQECHDLLSNLELQQDEGAPSPPKKAKSLFALGTENNLLRPSDVAKFERSVEKADRLLRDLKDGFTLAQYRFYLSPLVAKLLQGRALWYKEEQGSQGRCLMVHTCPSEEHGMLAMLGFKHKDLNRPMAYVYFTVTLRLTESTDIIGIANECLKSLQSLGPQFTSLADLAVGEIAEISSQVLVSPWPWQYADVDLAKLGRIGRQDPFCCKEDGIYSCENKAVPSELTRRFPESVIAMGFNCHISAPRSSATRTRAHRNTHPYLMLTISCAPHCSNAALSDRSLQQAEKAIQTEAIESFVQQPDEPYKMYWFSAHGCASFIVSKPVVETSTSNTRRVSKRNRRGN, from the coding sequence ATGATGACAATGGCGGAGAAGGTGCCGGAGATGGTGGTCCAGACACTTGTGGACAAAGCCGTGAATAGAGCCGTCTCCTTCGTGTTCGGACTCCGCGGGGAGAAGCGCTCTCAGGAGGACCTCATGAAGAGGCTGGTGACCGCGCACGACGACCTGGAGCTGAAATTTGAGAGGACGAGCAGGCTGCCCATCACTGAGACGGCATTGCTCCGTCGAAGGATGGAGATCAAACAGGCCTTCCAGGAGTGCCATGACTTGCTCTCCAACCTCGAGCTGCAGCAAGACGAAGGGGCACCCTCTCCGCCCAAAAAGGCCAAgtctctcttcgccttgggcaCAGAAAATAACCTGCTGAGACCCTCGGACGTCGCAAAGTTCGAGCGGTCCGTGGAGAAGGCCGACAGGCTCCTACGCGACTTGAAGGACGGCTTTACACTTGCCCAGTATAGGTTTTATCTCAGCCCTCTGGTCGCAAAGCTTCTTCAAGGCAGGGCGCTCTGGTACAAGGAGGAGCAAGGATCCCAGGGCCGCTGCCTCATGGTGCACACGTGCCCTTCCGAAGAGCATGGTATGCTGGCAATGCTAGGCTTCAAACACAAAGACCTCAATAGGCCGATGGCATATGTTTACTTCACGGTAACGCTGCGGCTAACTGAGAGCACGGACATTATTGGGATTGCTAATGAGTGCCTTAAGTCACTTCAATCACTTGGTCCCCAGTTCACGTCCTTGGCCGATCTAGCGGTCGGGGAAATCGCTGAGATATCTTCACAAGTCCTAGTTTCACCATGGCCGTGGCAATATGCAGATGTTGATCTCGCCAAGTTGGGCAGAATAGGCCGTCAAGACCCATTCTGCTGCAAAGAAGATGGGATCTATTCTTGTGAGAACAAGGCCGTTCCATCGGAATTAACACGTAGATTTCCAGAATCAGTCATCGCCATGGGTTTTAACTGCCATATTTCAGCTCCCCGGAGCAGCGCAACTAGAACTAGAGCGCACAGAAACACCCACCCATATCTAATGTTGACCATTAGCTGTGCACCCCATTGCTCGAACGCAGCCCTCAGTGACCGGAGTTTGCAGCAAGCAGAGAAGGCAatacaaacggaggcgatcgagtctttcGTCCAACAACCTGATGAGCCGTATAAAATGTATTGGTTCTCCGCACATGGTTGTGCAAGCTTTATAGTATCAAAGCCTGTCGTTGAAACCAGCACGTCAAACACTCGGAGAGTGTCAAAGAGAAACCGTAGAGGTAACTGA